The sequence GCAGGTCGATCGGTTTCCTGTCTCCGAGCGGGGCGCTTGGCAGCGACAGCCAGGTGAGGAAGTTCTCCCGGTCTCCAAAGACCTCGGTCCCCATCGCCACAACTTCCGCCACCTGGAGCACATGTTCGCTTACTGCTGGGCTCAGACGTTTTCCAGCGCTATACCTTTGCAGCGTGCGGGGAGTGACGGGCAGCAGTCGCGCCACTCCTGTAAGTGAAAGTGAAAGATACTTCGCAAGATGGCTAGCAGCATCCTTGGTAATACCAGCTCCGCCGAGTTCGACGA is a genomic window of Actinomycetota bacterium containing:
- a CDS encoding DUF2384 domain-containing protein, which translates into the protein MQYSQVADILGGKKVLGRNLLTRMDFVELGGAGITKDAASHLAKYLSLSLTGVARLLPVTPRTLQRYSAGKRLSPAVSEHVLQVAEVVAMGTEVFGDRENFLTWLSLPSAPLGDRKPIDLLSSRFGAELVTDELGRIAHGIPA